GTGCAGCAGTGCTTGCGGCGATGTCAGTCTGACGAAGTCTTCACCAGTCCAGGCCGACCGATGTGGTCAGGAACTCCGAGAACGGTGAGGCCACCCTGCAGGCGTCGGCAAACGTGTCGATGAAGTCGGCCGAACATGCCTCTTCTTCAGTGAACCTCGTGATGGCGGCGAACGATTTGAGCTTTAGCTGCTCGATTAGAGGGTGGTCAGGGTCGACCCCTCTCGGCGCTCGCTTCAGCGACTCCCCCTCAACTTTATACATCGAGCTGAATCCGTCTTCGTTGACTATGCTCGTCCATCTGTCAGGGTTTGCGATGATTGCTCCCCTGATCTTCCCAACAGTCGCAGAATTGGGACGCCAGATTCCTGCGGAGCCAAAGACCTGGCCGGGCTGGAGGTTCAGATAGATTCCGGGGCCGTGTACCTCGCGTCCGACCTCGTGGCGGAAGTGCATGCCAGCGTTGGTCTTGTAAGGGCTCTTGTCCTTGGAGAACCGTACGTCCCTGTAGATGCGGAATATCGAGCCACCGGACAGCCTCGGGTCGGCCACCATGTGAGGGCTTATCTCGCGAAGCTTGTCCCCAAAGTCTGATACGAAGTGCACGAGTGCATCTCGC
This genomic stretch from Dehalococcoidia bacterium harbors:
- a CDS encoding DUF2461 domain-containing protein — its product is MTASPHFTPALFEFLSELADNNSREWFQDNKARYERDVRDALVHFVSDFGDKLREISPHMVADPRLSGGSIFRIYRDVRFSKDKSPYKTNAGMHFRHEVGREVHGPGIYLNLQPGQVFGSAGIWRPNSATVGKIRGAIIANPDRWTSIVNEDGFSSMYKVEGESLKRAPRGVDPDHPLIEQLKLKSFAAITRFTEEEACSADFIDTFADACRVASPFSEFLTTSVGLDW